Below is a window of Apis mellifera strain DH4 linkage group LG15, Amel_HAv3.1, whole genome shotgun sequence DNA.
GGTGCTTTCAGAATGTTATGGATTTGTTAAATACTCATTAATCTgcataaatcttatattttggGTAAGTGTTCACAATtacattttagaaattttaataactatagCAGGACAAttgtttatgatttattaatatattttttctttatgctatataataataaattcacaaaatcattcaatatatgaaatttatatttttaatttgatttttaaaatttaattagataataaaaaaaataagatcagtaaataaatattacaattacaatacttaataatgttatatttataataatttgattgattaaaattattatatatcgtttaataataaagaataatgtaattctcaagataatataatttactgaGCATATTGACCGTTATAGTAGATatacaatgtaataatatgtgactattatttcaataaactaaaaatttttatatgtttataatttttttttcaacaaaaagagaaaaatttgaataaaacttaaaatttaatataataatatataaataatataataatacattaaatattatatattataaaaaatattataaagaattatgaataatttaaataattttttatttaattaataatatttaattaatggtataatatttaatataaaacaaaataaaaagaactaaATAACAAACTAAATAATTTCTGTGCCAATAACtctattcaatttattctttatagcTGTTAACTTGGTGACCTGTAATTTATCTCAAATCGCGAACttatttcaaagattataAGAGCAAAATGACTGAGTTTGTACCATAatcgattgaattaaaataatattatctaaaaattatgttattacaataattgcaATAAGGCAATTCATTTatgcaattttctttataaagatttaaaattattaatttaaacaaattacataatattttttattttttattttatataatataacaattttattataaatttactttttaacaaaacaaaaatttttttatataatcataaagatATCTTGAGAGATAAGatcttttacatatttacaaaaagtcggatgtttttatataataaataattttatataaatttatagatttctttaatattactttatataattataaatttttttatatacattcataaaaataagatatcttttacatataatatgtaaatatcaataaaaaaaatctaaaatatgaaataaattttttttttaaaatgggataatggaataataaattttaagaattttttcttagtttgttattttgctattttacaatttaataataatataactctCACAATATTGCATAGATTACAAATGTATAAGATTCTTTATAAGATTCTTTtcctcataaaaatataattttttctagaattCATATTCTAGAaagataaattgtttaaaatttataatgtctTATaatcactttctttttttttttttttatacaatatattgatcgaaaactaattaatatattaagaaaatttgtcaacaataataaattttaataattaataattattttttattaaatatataacatttcaaataatgatcaatagttgtaaaatattttttgtaattaaagtaataaatttttaaactatcaaaatttcttttataaatgcaGTTTTTTCCTGCGTAGAATATGAGCTAATTTAAGAAAACAGCTAAATTGATTTCATCTGGATATATCAcattgattactttttgttctaaatttcattgattcaTATAATCAATTTGTCTATTTTGGTTTTACTTAACGAAAAGTTaatcaaattgtaaaataattatataaagtcaataaaaatatttacttattgataatgaatatgaattctaaaaattatattatatcatttcaattgtcataagtattgaaaatattaatcttatcaaagaagaaaatctgCTAACGCGTATGAatcatgtttaatttataacattctaaatttacattaaaattttagaaatgcgttatgaaaattacgaaagagaaaaaatgattcaGATTTGTTCAAGTTAAATTGCAATGTTGTCATGAACATCGATCGAAACCAACTAAACTATCATACATCAAACATTTGTCAGATATTAACAATAGTGCTTATGTCAGCATCGAGACAAACATCGCATCTAGTTTGAAAATGTTCAACGAGAAATAAGTGcgtttaaatatagatttccaGTCAGAGAACGAATATGTTCTTCCTACGAGTTTGCATCCTACACTATGGCCCAGTTTATTCCTATCCCTTGTGATTATACATCATATCaatacacatattttttttttatccatgatGAGTTGCATCTCGTATCTtgaaatcgattgaaaaattatttcacaaaaataatatatgcatttttaaagaaatatatataaatatttcaatcatgacgattatttgaaacatatCTCATTAACCAACAATGTTGAACTTGGCATACTTGGCATCGAATAGAGATGCCAAatgcttttgaaaaaaagatatgatatatatattatatatactatattatttatttttatatatgtttcaactctgaattttcgaaaactcatttaataaatttaataaatttaaaaaataatatttaattaatttactattattttcaattaattttttatattaaatatttgcaaaaaaattaatagatgttttatataaaaaaatcgatgataaaaactcgattatttatttttgtcgttaaaaaatgaaatcatagAGCCGAAAGGAAATCTAACATCAATTTAatgatgtatatttaaattatctatattactCGTGATACTAAatctgtataatataataagaaatgtttATACAAATGTTAACAAATTTAGTTTTCTATAGACTCGTTAGTTTTCTATCTAGTTTTCTATGTAagtttagatattattttatcgataatatgttttttgcaaattgattaatttgttatataatttgcgacataattttatcttttaattctatattattaaatatgtcaaaaaaaaaagaatataaaacattaaaatatcaattaaatagaaatgtaaatattaatagaattaaataattatttgtacaatatagaaatttattatatattttattttttataaattttatataaatatttttttaaatatatatattattcaaatatgttataataatcaaatataattatttttgaatatataatataaattcgtttgaaaaagaagtatcaaattattttaaataattttagttatgtttaatttatcgatccgaatataaatttataatataatataatatttattaatatttattatatatttttattgattgttcttttttttataaaatattaatttgcaaattattttgaacacatataaacaaatatattttgaaatacaatgattgtcatatattttaaaatatgaaaattgaaaaaaatttacaaaaatatttttaataagttcaatttttcgttaatatttaaaaaaaaaatacaatatatagtaccgaataataaaattcataaatgaaataaatagaagaaaatatattcgtttcataaaaaagcaattttaaaaaaaattagatattaaacataaatattcttaatgtatttcgttttaataaattatattttcattttatttcttagtaatacatttaaaaatatttttttttgtttaataaaagttttatttataatatttacaatacatTTATGAATGtacataatgtaatattaaatattcaattgcaACAACTTAATTGtatcttgaaaattgatttttttttcaatatatatatatatatatatgttaaatgtGACCCATTTCGAACTTGATATCATCTGATTTCTAATAGTATCAGTAAAAAATCGGCTTTTCTAAAGCAATCCTTTTTCCTTCAGTTCTTGCATCTGTTTTTTACATCATATTCACATCTCGAGACACGCCGAGAATACAGGAAGTCCTCTGTTTAAACGACACGCCTTTAGCGTGATTACACATTGAGTGGAagtcagaaatatatttcgctGCTTTAACTTACTGAATCTTCAATCttgatatctattttttttcacatacaTTATATCTAAgtgtaatatgatttatagTCTATTctgaagtttataaaaaaactaagtTAGAAAATTTTGTGCATGATAGAACATAACCTAGCTTCATTatgctaataaatattatgtagttTATTATGTAGgagatatatctaatatataaattatataatatatcttttacatttatgtaattttttttttatatgaataatgcaattatttgcttagcatttaataatatttcaaagcaATATActctattttataacaattttataatagtaactttataataataattataagtaatataatatatatgattaataagaaaacaaaaatatatcatgcatgtttatattgcatttataattttttttcagttgaTTTATGTAtactgatttttatttttaaatattataattataaaaagaattccaaagatttatttaatacattatatattttttgttattattccttttatataaatggtcTTACAATagtcttattaattaaatatatatattaatatatatatatatatatatatatatatatattaatatatatatatatatatatatatatatatatatatataacttaattaaatataaatattctataataatgcattaatatacattataagaaatttttgcatattttacagaaaaattattattaatataattaaatattatttgcaattattattattttaatgaagcaagagcaaaataacaaaaaatcttaattttttactttgaaatttgttaaatatgtaaaagtataattagaatattttgaattcaggataaatgttaaatttttggtttttgcaaaaaaggggaaataagaagaattaagCGTTCTAATATGGAAGTGCACACATCTGGTGGATAGTTCATTGAAAAGAACGCATCCTGTTCTGGTTCCTTTATTTTGCAAGAATACTTCATTATTTATCCATATAGTATATTGTGAATAGCACTTAAACCAGAATACATACTCTTTCTCTGCTTTCTCTGTTTCAATAGAGCCGGTTTCAAGAAGGTCATTTTTATAAGCGAAGTAGTGCATGTTTCgcctatataataaatcgtttgcacatttttagtattattagtattattatattagtattatttcttcaaaaatatcattcataattagattttgattcataattaggatttatataaataatattttaataaatatagaattaatttaaaaatgcaatataaaattaaaagaatatttatatatttttattttaagaaagaagaggaatttaagaattttaagaattttttcttttattctattaaaattattaataataagattaagattaagattttctataatatagaaaattttatttttattcttcaatagtttttaatattttaatttttaaatatacttcaGAAAagtgcaataattatttaaaaaaaagttatttaagaatataaaatttctatttactattctctttaaaatatgtattataattttctataatttcctTCTGAGAGATCCAGATCCAATAGTATTCCATTTATCAAGGGCCTAAGTGAATTCTGAAATActatccttaaaaaaaaaattatcgttatcTAGTAATACTTTTCTTGAAAAGATTGTAAAACcactattctattctatactaatctaaatttctattaatttttctataataaattgataattttaaacaatgaaaagaattattttattttgagtctttcatttattgttttttttttttattttccaattattgatttttttttcagaactaaataaataaatcattagtaaaaaatattatttaattaatgacaGTTTTGttactattttcattatattatatttttcgaataaaaataaactaattatttattaaaaataacttaatgtttatatttatataaacataatatttttttttaaatataactaagaaatattttttgtaaaaaatgattcaatcaattgattgatttaaaaaaaaataaatttgacttGTATACGTGTTTATCCacttacaaaaaaatgaattttatcaaattatattctttttgaaattactcaatttttaattttgaaattatttcaacttccaattcattttcttatatagagaagaatgttattaaatagaataatatttttcaattattaacaaaataaattaattttcaggcTGTAGGTCTAGCAGCAGTAGGTCTTGCGGTATGGATGTTAACAGGACAAATGTTTCTATTGTCCCTGGCTGAAGAACAGCATAATCTCAATGCCGGTCTTTATATCCTACTCTCAGCCGGAATCCTGATGTTGATAGTCGCCTTTCTCGGTTGTTGCGGTGCTTTCCGTGGATCTCAATGTATGCTGGTTGCTTTCTTTAGTTGTCTGCTGGTGGTAATCGTTGCACAAATCGCGGCTGGAGCATGGTTATATACCAATAGCAATCGTCTAGAAGAGTTGGTCAAATCTTCTGTAATAAATACTGTTAAGGTATCAgccaattatttgattttatcataaagtaaatgtaattttatcataaagtaAATTTGTATCACTAttcgttaaaaagaatttgtaattaatttaaattcgtcATTCTATGTTTGTgctaaatatctataattagtCCATTCGTCTCTTAGAATTGCTGAGTGAATGTCTATAATTATTCCATTCATTATCTTGAATTAGACACTCATTGATGCGTTCAATGAcatgttccttttttttgttttttgttcattttttttattctattattattatctattataattatattaaaattaaacatattagtCATCAGTATCCTAATTATTAGAAGATtaagaatttcatatatattataaagtttcataaatttaaattttttaatttagtctATAGTTTATTGTTATCTAatatcaagatttttaaaattatataattataaacagatgattaatttattttgcattttagaACAAATATGGCGAGGATAATGCTCACACAGAAACCGTGGACGCTTTTCAATCAGATCTAGGATGTTGTGGAGCTACAGGTCCAGCGGATTGGACAGGTAGTAAATATGCGACCAGTGACTCTTCATTTCCTGTCAGTTTTACCGTTTCCGGAGATGCGAACAATATGTACAAAGTACCCGAGTCTtgttgcaaagaaaaaaacagcGCCGATTGCAAAGCAGGCCAAAATATTAAAGTGGCTAGTGTAGTTAGTTCGGCAATTTATAATGAGgtaatatctctttttatattttatatcgaatttcaCATTGACTTGAAATTAGTTtcagaaaattgattatttcaaactttgaatattttttaaaatgttaatgtaTGTTAATGtagatttatatacatataaaataattaatgtaatatcatttaaaaaatttaattataaaatttaatcttctaaaaaatatttttaaaatgtttattattcattcacaattaattattaagtaattgattcaatcataataaattagtattttttaataactatttttgttacattgcatataatatttttttaattctatgaaataaattattattttgattcattGGAATCACGACTGATTGAACGCGCTTATACGTCAATCATCGTGAAAGCATGACCCCGTTTGAATCtcacaaattctttttctttcaggGCTGCATAGATAAATTGATGGACGCATTAAATAGCCAAAAGAATATCGTGATAGGAGTCACAGCTGCTATAGCTATTCTAGAATTACTCGGTCTGATATTCTCTTTAGTGTTGTGCTGCGCAATTGATTCTTCCGATAGATATAAAGCTTGAATATAagttattagatataatttttcgtcaTATATTATTGTGTCACAATTttctaattgatatatttgatctCTGTGCCAATAGATTTCTCTGTTCATAGAATCCAACTGAAATGAGGaaagatttaagatttcaaacaaataaggattctgttttaatatttaaatcgaatctGATTGACAATGTTCTGATATTACGATTTCAGTATtgcgtatttatatataattcacaagatttttagatattgtattattactaTCCTGCTCAGGGACGAAAATGACGcagattttttatctatatatttaatatgttcatgaattttatttgaacataCATACAGGGTGATATTATAAGTTAGCAACCATTTCACTGTTATATTCGCTAGTTATAAAGATTCACCCTATATATTTGTACTCTTCATAAAGCACAAATTTACTttcttaatgaattaaaaaaaaaataatgagttCAATATCAAAGATGTATacaattaatgtatataatttaatatctgttTTCTTACTGCCAAATGCTCTTTTcgtctataaatttttttccatgctAAATgagcatttaatattttacaaagtacctataatttatatttttgttaggCCAAAGTAGTAGACCAAACTGAtgttaatgtattaataaaacaaagaatgaaaaagagagataaagagagagaaaaaatgatgATTGATTGGATTTTGCATAAACCATACATATGtcgataattttgtaatatatataaaaaaaaaaagaattcctttgtatagttataaattctctctttttattctctaaattgtcgtaatataattttattcttcttatgtaattataaactatttacgataactttttttttggttatttaatatatatttttggaaacattttttaagtcctttttttttaattcattttcatgaaaagaataaaatctaaccaacttaaataattttttatcatattgaaataacaataaagaaaaaacaaatatttcatttgttttttcaaaaagatttaagaaatatatataaaaaatataagaatataatatttgattatttttactatttaaatattcatttgatgcataatttgcaaaaaagttgaaaattttcacaaatagtataaaaaacaatGTTGTTTGGccaagtttataaaaaattattcaaaaattatttatt
It encodes the following:
- the LOC409513 gene encoding CD9 antigen isoform X1, with amino-acid sequence MVLSECYGFVKYSLICINLIFWAVGLAAVGLAVWMLTGQMFLLSLAEEQHNLNAGLYILLSAGILMLIVAFLGCCGAFRGSQCMLVAFFSCLLVVIVAQIAAGAWLYTNSNRLEELVKSSVINTVKNKYGEDNAHTETVDAFQSDLGCCGATGPADWTGSKYATSDSSFPVSFTVSGDANNMYKVPESCCKEKNSADCKAGQNIKVASVVSSAIYNEGCIDKLMDALNSQKNIVIGVTAAIAILELLGLIFSLVLCCAIDSSDRYKA
- the LOC409513 gene encoding CD82 antigen isoform X2, giving the protein MLTGQMFLLSLAEEQHNLNAGLYILLSAGILMLIVAFLGCCGAFRGSQCMLVAFFSCLLVVIVAQIAAGAWLYTNSNRLEELVKSSVINTVKNKYGEDNAHTETVDAFQSDLGCCGATGPADWTGSKYATSDSSFPVSFTVSGDANNMYKVPESCCKEKNSADCKAGQNIKVASVVSSAIYNEGCIDKLMDALNSQKNIVIGVTAAIAILELLGLIFSLVLCCAIDSSDRYKA